CGCGGTGCGGGCGCCGGGTCGGGTTCGACGGTCACGACCACCCCGACGAAGCCGAGCGCGCCGGCCGTGCCACCCGCTCCGCCGATTACGGCCGGCGGAGTGCCCTGCGTCAACTAGAGTCGGGCACTCAGCGTGGCGGCCGGGGGCGGCCTCTAGGCTGGGCGATGGGGAGGTACGTGGGGTGGACGAGAACGAGGACAAGCCGGACCGGGCCGAGGGCGCGGAGCCGGCAGTGCCGTCGTCGGACGAGGCTGTCGAGGCGGCCGCGGATGATGAGACGCCGGATTCGGACACGGATAGTGACGAATCCGCGGAGTCCTCCGAGTGGAAGCCGTCGCCTTACCCCCGGTTGGACCTGCCGCAGCCGACGGTGCGGACCCCGCGTGTCCGTCCGGGCCGCGCCGGCCGGATCACCCGGCGGATCGCGCTCGGGCTCGTCTCGGTGCTGGCGCTGGGCGCCACTGGCTACGCGTACGTGACGAAAGACCAGCTGCAGAGCAACGTCCCCACCACCGACGTCCTCACCCCCCGCGTGGGTGAACCGCCGGCCCCGCCCGCCGACGACGGCGCCACCGACATCCTGCTCGTCGGCAGCGACGCGCGCACCGACGCGCAGGGCAACCCGCTGCCGCCGAGCATGCTGAAGAACCTGCGTACCGAGGAGAAGGCGGGCATCAACACCGACACGATCATCCTGCTGCGCTTCCCGAAGGACGGCAGCAAGCCGTCGGGCGTCTCGATCCCGCGCGACAGCTGGGTCGACATCCCGGGCCGCGGCCAGGCGAAGATCAACTCGGCGTACGGGGTGGCGAAGGCCAAGTTCGCCGACGCCGAGCGGGCCGAAGGCGAGCGCGACCAGGCGAAGATCGAGCGCGACTCCGACGGGGAGGGCCGGCGCGTACTGGTCCAGACCGTGCAGGATCTCACGCAGATCCGCGTGGACCACTACGCCGAGGTCAACCTGCTTGGCTTCTACCTGCTCACCGAGGCCCTCGGCGGTGTGAAGGTCTGCCTGAACCACTCGACGTCGGACAAGGACTCGGGCGCGGACTTCCGCCGCGGCGTGCAGACGGTGTCGGGCGGCCAGGCGCTGTCGTTCGTGCGCCAGCGCAAGAACCTGCCCCACGGCGACCTCGACCGGATCGTGCGGCAGCAGGCGTTCCTGTCCTCGGCGCTGCACCAGGTGCTGTCGGCGGGCACACTGACCAGCCCGTCGACGATGAGCAGCCTCATGGACGCCGTGCACCGCTCGATCACGCTCGACGACGGCCTCGACGTGCTCGACTTCGCGCAGCAGGTGAAGGGCGTGGCGTCGGGCGACCTGAACTTCACGACCGTGCCGGTGATCACGGCCAACGGCCGCAGCGCCGACGGGCAGAGCATCGTCGAGATCGACCCGGCGGCGGTGCGCAAGTTCGTGGCCGGCCTGGTCGGGCGCGCGCCGATGGGCGGCGGCGGGGCCGCGGCGGGCGCGCCCGCGCCGCAGCTGCAGTCGGGCCTCCCCGGCGTGCCCTGCGTCGACTGAGGTCCCGGCTAGCCTGGACGGCATGAGTCTCACCGAACAGCTGCTGCGCCCCCTGCTGGCATCGCCCGCGAAACCGCTGATCACGCACTACGACGACCAGCTCGGCAGCCGAGTCGAGCTGTCGGTGGCGACCACGCTGAACTGGGCCGCGAAGACGGCCAACTGGCTCGTCGACGAGTTCGACGTCGAGCCGGGCGACGAGGTCGCCGTGCAGCTACCCGCCCACTGGCAGACAGCCGGCATCCTGCTCGGCGCCTGGTGGTGCGGCGCCCGCGTCGTCCCCGCCTCCGCCGGCGCGCGCGTGGTGTTCATCGGCCCGGACGCTTCCGTCGACGCCCCGGCCGTCGCCGTGGTCTCCCTCGACCCGATGGGCCGCGGCCTGTCCACTCCCCCGCCGGGCGGCGCCCTCGACTACCTCACCGAGGCGCGGATGTCGGGCGACCAGTTCACGCCACTGTCCCCCATCCCTGGCGACACTCCGGCACTCGAATCGTCCACTGTGGACGAAATTCTCACGGAAGCCCGTGCGCGCGCCGAAAAGCTCGGCCTGAGCGCCGCCGACCGCGCCCTGTCGACCCTGGACTGGACCATCCCCGACGGCGTCCTGGACGGCTTCCTCGTGCCCCTGGCCGCGAGCGCCCACCTCGTCCAGATCACCCACGCGGACCCGGCGAAGCTCGACCGCAAACGCGAGGCCGAACGCACCACCACCGACCTCGGCTGACGTCCGTGCCGGGCACCTTCGGAAGATCCCCGCAGGTGCCCGGCACGGAAACGCTGGGCTCAGACGGTTTCCAGCTCGCCCACCTGCGCCGCGCGGGCGGCGCGCTTGCGCCAGAACAGGACGTGGTCCAGTGACAGCCGCCCGCCGTTGAAGCCGAGGGCGAGGGCGGCCAGGCCGAGCACCAGGACGAGCTCGTAGCCGCCCGTGCCGGTGAGACCGTTGAGGGCGTGGACGGAGAGCAGCGCGCCCGCCATGTCGACGACGTAGCCGACCGCGATCAGCGGCAGCAGGAAGCCGGCGACGAACGCGATCGAGCCGAGCACCTCCAGGATGATCACGAAGACCGCCGCGATCGTGGGCAGCGGCACGCCCACCTGGCCGAAGAAGTCCGCGGTGGCGCCGACCCCGCTGCCCCACTTGTGCAGGCCGTGGGCGAAGAACACCACGGCCACGCCGATGCGGCCGAGCAGCAGTGCGACGTCCTTGACTCGAGCGAACATTGAATACTCCCGATCGGTGATCTTCCCACTGTCCCGGCCCACAGTAGGTCGGGCCGCACCACCGAACCCCGCTTCGGCGAGTGATCGACAGGAAACCGACAGGCACCGAAAAATACTCGCTGTACGCGCCCGTCACCGAGCGGTATCCTGCCGACCGCCCTGTTCGAGACGGTGAGGAGACCCCGATGCGCCGACAGTCCGACCGACCCCAGTTCGGCCTGTCCATCGCATCGATGAGGACCTCACCCGCCCATGACCCCGCAACTCAAGACACTCACGCTTGGCATCCTCGCGCACGTCGACGCCGGTAAAACCAGCCTGACCGAGCGCCTGCTCTTCGAGACCGGCGTGATCGGCCACCTCGGCAGCGTCGACTCCGGCGACACCCAGACCGACTCCCTGGAGCTCGAACGCCGCCGCGGCATCACGATCAAGTCGGCGGTGGTCGCCATGACCACGGGCGAACACCGGCTCACGCTCGTGGACACCCCCGGCCACTCCGACTTCATCGCGGAGGTCGAACGCGCCCTCGGTGTGCTCGACGGCGCCGTGCTCGTGGTGTCCGCAGTGGAGGGTGTGCAGGCGCAGACCCGCGTGCTCATGCGGACCCTCACGCACCTCGGCATCCCCGTGCTCGTGTTCGTGAACAAGATCGACCGGATGGGCGCGCAGGAAACGGCCTTGCTCGACGCGCTGCGCACCAGGCTTTCCCCGCGTTGCATCGCGCTCGACACGGTGACCGGGCTCGGGACGCCGCAGGCGAAACCCGTGCCGCTGCCACCCGGCGAACAACTGGCCGAAGCTGTGGCGGACGACGACGAGTTCCTCGCGTCCTATGTGGAGGGACGCGAACCGGACTACCACGCGGCCCTGGCCCGCCAGGTCGCGCGCGGAGCCGTGCACCCGGTGGTTTTCGGCTCGGCGATCACGGGTTCGGGCGTGGCCGCGCTCGTCTCGCGCGTCCGGGAGCTGTTCCCGGCCAGGCAACGCACCGAGACCGGGGAGCTGGCCGCCACCGTGTTCAAGATCGAACGCGGCCGCGCCGGGGAGAAGATCGCGTACGTCCGCGTGCGGTCGGGCTCACTCAGCCCGCGCAAGCCGTTTCCCTTCCACCGCCGCGAAACCGACGGTACGGTCACCGAGCTGACCGGCCGAGCGTCCGCCGTGCGCGTCTACGAACACGGCGCCACCCCGGTCGACGGCCCGGCGTGCGCCGGCGACGTCGCCCGCGTGTGGGGCCTCAAGGACGTGCGGATCGGCGACCACCTGGGCATTCCGGACGGCACGGCCGCACCTGGGTTCTTCGCCCCGCCCAGCCTGGAGACGGTGGTGCGGCCCGTCGACCCGGACGACGCCGTGGCCCTGTACTCGGCACTGGAACGACTGTCCGAACAGGACCCGTTCATCAGCGTCCGCCGCCACGAGCACGAGGTCTCCGTGCGGCTCTACGGCGAGGTCCAGAAGGAGGTGATCCGTTCGACGCTGGCTGAGGACTTCGGGCTGGCCGCGAAGTTCGAGGAGTCGCGCATCCTGCTCGTCGAGCGCCCGTGCGGTACCGGCCGCGCGATCCGCCACCGCACGCCCGAGGAACGTGTGTACTTCTGGGCCGTGGTCGGCCTGCGGGTCGAGCCCGGCCCGCCCGCGTCCGGCGTTGTGTACCGGCTGGAAGTGGAGCTGGGCGCGCTGCCGCTGGCGTTCCACAAAGCAATCGAGGACACGGTGCACGAGCAGCTGCGCCAGCGTCCGGTCATCGACTGCGTGGTGACCCTGACCGAAGCCGCGTTCTTCCCGCCGCTCACCACGGCCGGCGACTTCCGCGGCATGACCTCCCTCGCGCTCACCGAAGCCCTGCGGCGAGCCGGCACCCGCGTGCACGAACCCGTGCACAGCTTCGAAGTCGAGGCCCCGGCCGGCGCGGTGAGCGGCGTGCTCCGCAAGCTCGTGGAGCTGCGCGCGGTGCCCGGCGAGCCGACGGTCACCGCCGCCGGCTGCACCGTCACCGGCACGATCCCGGCCGCGTCCGTGCAGGAGTTCGGGCAGGCGTTGCCCGCGCTTTCGCAGGGTGAGGGGGTGTTCTTCAGTGAGTTCGCCGAATACCGGCCCCGCTGAGCGTCACCGCTTGTGCGCCCACGCGGCCCCGAAGCAGTACGCACCGAAGGCCGCGAGTCCCAATGCGACGATCGTGAGCAGCACCGTGCCGAACGGCTGCCCGGCCAACGTCCGCAGCGCCGCGTCGAGACCACCGGCCTCACGCGCGTCGGAACGCAGGCCGGCGTACCCGAGGAGCGCGGCCACCAGGGCGAACACCACGCCTTTCGCCAGGTAACCGCCCGTGCCGAGGCGGGCCACCCAGCGCCGGGTGGCCCGCGGCAGCTGGATGGTGTCGAGGTCTTCGAGGAACGAGCGCCGCACGCCCTTCACTCCGGACGCGACGGCCACCGCGACCACGCAGCACGCCGCGACCACGACGAGCGCGGGCCCGGCGGGCAGCGCGAGGAGCTTCGCCGTGGCCTCCTGCTGGTTCTGGTTGCCCGCAGACGAACCGGCGCCGGCGGCGATCCGGATCGCGCTGTATCCCAGCGCGAACACCACGATCGCGCGCCCACCCGAACCGAGGCGCTTGCGCACCCGTTTGCCGCCGGACACCCACTCGTACCCGGTCGCGGCCATGAGCACCTGCCACAACCCGAACGCGATCAGCCCGATCGAGAGCACCCACAGCACTGCCGTGCCGAACGCGTTCGAGCCGATCTCCTGCAGCGCGCCGGTCTGGTCCGCGGGTTCACCACTGCCACCGCCGAAGGCGATGCGCAGCGCGAGATACGCGACGATCAAGTGCACCAAGCCGTAACAAGCCATTCCGGCGCGGCCGAGCGTTTGCGTGGCCTTGCTGCGGCGCGGGTTTTCGACGTGGGATCTCGCCGCGGGCGCGGCGGACTGGGGAGCGGTCATCGGGCACCTCCGTTGCCGGAGGCTTACCCGCCCGCGCCGATGGTTATCCGCCTGGACGGGCACGGGCCCGGCGATTGGGCCGTTCGGCGCAACCGCGGGACTGTCGCGTGTGGACTCAGGCCGGGCCGCGGCGCGCGGAATCAAGCGCGGCCCAGCCACCGTGGGTGGCCAGGAGCGTCAGCACTTGTTCGGCGTGCGCGGCGAAGCGCTGCAAGTCTTCGTGGAGCTTGGGCGCGCGGTCGGAGTCCAGTGGCGCGAAGTCGTCCCACCACAGGCCGATCACGGCGCTCGCGCACAACGCCAGAGCCTGGATGACGTGCACGAACTCCTCCGACGGGTCGGCGGAGGTCTCGCGGTACACGGTCTCGATGTCGTCGCACGCGTCGAGCAGTTCGCGCAGCTGTTTGACCGCGTCGGCGGGTGTGCCATCCCACTCGGCCGTGGGCCAGGCGCGGTCGCTCAGCTCGAGCCACAAGCGCCAGCCGGCGACCAGCTCGGCGTCGTCGCTCGGCTTCCAGGTGTCAGGGACCGGCCAGAACATGTCGACGACTGTGACACTCTGCCGCGGGCCTGCACAACCGGAATGGCACAACGGGACGAAAAGAGTTCGCGTTTGTACCTACTTCTGGAATCCTCGTTACGTGCTGATCCGCGACGCGATGGGCGACGACTGGCCCGCCATCTGGCCGTTCCTGCACGACATCGTCGCCGCCGGCGAGACCTACGCTCTGCCTCGTGACCTGGGCGAACAGGCCGCGCGCGACCACTGGCTGCCGGCCCCACCCTGGCATACGACAGTAATTGTTAACAATTTTGGTGACATTCTCGGCTCGGCGAAGATGGGTCCGAACCGCGAAGGGCCGGGCTCGCACATCGCGACCGCGAGCTTCATGGTGGCGCCCGCTTCCGCCGGGCAAGGCGCCGGCCGCGCGCTCGGCACGGACATGCTGGAGTGGGCGCGCGCCGAGGGCTACCGCGGGGTGCAGTTCAACGCCGTGGTCGAGACCAACACCCGCGCGGTCGCCCTGTGGAAGTCACTCGGCTTCACCGTGATCGGCACGGTGCCCGAAGCCTTCCACCACCCGGCGCGGGGGTACGTCGGGCTGCACGTGATGTACCAGTCGCTCAGCTGATCACCGGGGGCACGAACACGCACTTCGGGGTCTGTGCGTGCGCCGGGTCGAGCGCGTTGAGCACCTCGCGCTCGGCGATCGGGTCGTACGGGATCCCCAGGTGATCGGTGAAGTCCGCCGGGCAGACGTCCTGCAGCACGATGTTCTTCACGTTCGGCGCCGCCTCGAGGAACGCGTTGGTGTAGGGCGTGACCACGTCGTCGTACTTGGTCTGGATCACGGTGTAGTCGATGTCGGGCACGGTGTCGCCGCCGGCGTTGAGGTCGGTCAGGAAGGCCGAGCCGGCGGACTGCTCGTTGCACGACGCGCACGCGAGGCCCACGAGGTCACGCACCGGCGGGATGGCCTGCAGCGTGGTGAGCAGCCCGAACAGGCTCGTGCCGTAGTTCGACGGCGAGAGGCCGATGAGCTTGCCGATCTTCGAGGCGCCGCCGAGGTACTTGATCCAGTAGCGCGGGTTCATCCCGCCCTGCGAGTGCCCGACGATGTCCAGCTTCGCCGCGCCCGTGGCCGCGAGGACCTTGTCACCGAACGCCGCGAGCTGTGCGGCCGTGCCCGCGACCGGGCCGACGGTCTGCAGGAAACTGCCCGGCGAGCCGCCGAAGTTGCCCGCGAACACGCAGTAGCCGTGGTCGGCGAGCACCTTCGAGAGGTTGGCCCAGTTCTCGTAGGCGTTGGCCGTGGTGCCGTTCGACAGCAGCACCGGGTTGGGGTGTTCGGCCGACGGTTCGCAGTTCCAGTCGTTGGCGCCGGGTGGCGCGATGGTCGGCTGCACCACGGAGTACAGCGCGGCCGAGATGATGTTCGGCTGGACCGGACCGGTCGGCTCCTTCACCGCCGCGTCCGCGGTGCCGGTACTCAGGGCCACTGCTCCCAGTGCCGCCACGAGAACCATTGCCCGACGCCCGAACGCGCGCACACCCATCCGCTCCGCCTCTCCGTGAACCGATGGTGACCCCAGTCACCTGATCAGTTAACGGGTTGAGAGAGGAACGGAAACTCCTCCAAGTGGGTTACTTACCCGCAGCGTGGGCTTCGAGGAACTTCTTCAGGTGCGGCTGCACGTCCGACGCGTGGGTGAGGCTGAGGAAATGCGCACCGCTCACGACCGTGACCAGCGGTTCGGCGTTGGGCAGCGCGGCCACGAGCGACTCGGCGCGGGCCATCGGGTACTCGTTGTCTCCACTGCCGTGCAGCACGAGCGCCGGCACCTGGATCTCGCCCGCACGTTCGAGCACGCTGTCGCGGCTGACGAGCGTCTCCATGATCCGCTGGAACTTCTCCCCCGGGAGCTTGAGCCACTTCGTCTTCCACGCCGACGCTTCGTAGTCGCCCAGGCAGAAGGTGGCGATGCCGTCGACCAGCGGCTCCGGCCCGGCTTCCAGCCAGGCGGCGATCAGGTGCCGGTAGACGGTGGCGGTGCCTTCGGCTTCCCGTTCGGCGGACGTGCCGAGCACGGCCAGCGCGGTCACGCGCTCGGGGGCGAGCAACGCCATGCGCAGGGCGATGAACCCGCCTTGGCTGGTGCCGATCACGGCGGCGCGCTCGATGCCGAGGTGGTCCAGCACGCCGAACGCGTCGCGGGCGACGTCCCAGTAGTCGAAGTCGTCGTCGGCCGGGGTGCCGCCGTGGCCGCGTTCGTCGATCGCGATGAGCCGGTAGTCCGCGCCGAAGGACTCGACCTGTGGCTCCCACATGTCGATGTCCATCATGAAGCTGTGCAGCAGCAGGACAGCGGGGCCGTCGCCGCCGTAGTCGACGAAGTGGACCTGCTGCCCACCGTTGACGGTCACCGTAGCCATCCGACACCTCCGCGTTGGGGATCAGCATGGCACATGTCTCACATGTGCCCGGATCGGGCAAGAGGCGGGGAAATCCTCACCCGAATGCCCGGTCTCTGCCGCGGTTTTCGCCGGTTCGGCGCGGGTCAGTGCGCGGCGAGGAAACCCTTGAGGTGCGGGTTGACGTCGGCGGCGTGGGTGAGGCTGAGGAAGTGCGCGCCGTCCGCGATCGTGACCAGCGGTTTCGCGTTCGGGAGACCGGCGACGAGTTCTTCGGCCTTCTCGACGGGGTAGGCGCGGTCGGCCGTGCCGTGCAGCACGAGCACCGGGGTCTGGATCTCGCCGAGGCGGTCGACGAGGCTGTCGCGGCCGGCGAGGACGCCGATGAGCAGGCGGGCGTGCTCACCCTGGTAGTGCTCACGCCACTTCGCCTTCCACGCCGTGGCGTCGAAGGTGTCGCCGAAGCAGATGGCGGCGACGCCGTCGATCACGCCGTCGGGGCCGTCCTGCGCCCACACGTCGCCGAGCTGCCGGTAGACGGCCGCGACCTCGTCGGGCTCGGCGGCGGCCGACGTGCCGAGCACGGCCAGCGCGGTCACGCGCTCGGGGGCAAGCAACGCCATGCGCAGGCCGACGAACCCGCCCTGGCTGGTGCCGATCACGGCGGCGCGGTCGAAGCCGAGGTGGTCGAGCACCGCGAGCGCGTCGCGGGCGACGTCCCAGTAGTCGAAGGGCCCGTCCGCCGGGGTCTCGCCGTGGCCGCGCTCGTCGATCGCGATCAGGCGGTGGTCGCCGCGGAAGGCCTCGACCTGCGGGAGCCACATGTCGACGTCCATCAGGAAGCTGTGCAGCAGGACGACGGCCGGGCCGTCGCCACCGTGGTCGACGTAGTGGACTTGTTGCCCACCGTTCACGGTCACCGTGGCCACACCGCACCTCCGCATTGAGACAGACAGACGTTTTGTCTCACGTTCAGGGTGTTTTGGCAAGCGGACTCGGCCATACTGCGCGGATGGCCGGCCCACCCTCCACCGACGACGTCGTCCGCGCGGCGACCGATGCGTACCTGCGCGGCCGGACGATCGACATGTCGGCACTCGCGACCGAGCTCGGCTTGAGCCGCGCGACGCTGTACCGCCGAGTCGGCAACCACGAACAGCTGCTCGGGCGCGTGCTCGCCGACAGCACCGAACGGACCTACCTCGCGATCGAGGCCGCCGTGACCGGTCCCCCGGGCCTCGCCCGGACGCTGGCGGTGGTCGAGCGGTTCATGCGCACCGTCGTCACGCTCGCGCCGCTGAAGGACCTCGCCCGGCGTGACCCCGCGCTGTTCGCGAAGGTGATCATGTCGCCCGGCGAGGTCGAGTCCCGGGCGGCGCGGCTGTTCACCGAACTGCTCGACCGCAACGGCCTGCACTTCGACGCCCCGACGGCGGCCGTCGCGCAGGCCGTGATCCGCATCGGCGACTCGTTCATGTACTCCCAGCTCCTCGGCGGCGAACCACGGCTCGACGACGCCGTGCAGGTCATCGGGCTGCTCCTCGCCACCGCGAAGTGACCCAACGCGGCTCGGTGGTTCAACGCCGGCGCAGGCACTTCGCGAAGTGACTCGCCACGCCCCGGTGGTTCACCGCCGCCGCAGGCGCTTGTCGAGGATCGCCGGCGTGGGGTTGATGTAGAAGTCGCCCGAGTGCACGTCGACCCCCGGCGGCCCGATCTCGTCGATGCGGTCGAGCACGTCTCCGCTCAGCTCCAGGTCGGCGCCGGCCAGCAGGTCGGTGAGGTGCTCGGGCCGGCGCGGGCCGATCAGCACGGACGTGACCGCCGGGTGCGCGCGCACGAACGCGATCGCCAGGTGCGGCACGGAGATCCCCGTGTCGGCGGCGAGCTCGGTCAGCTCCGCGACGGCGTCGGCCTTCGCCTGCACGCCCGGCCGCGAGAGGTCGAACATCTGCGCGCCGCGGCCGGCGTTGCGATGCCCGGCGGTCGGGTCGGCGCGGCCGGAGAGCCAGCCGGAGTTGAGCGGACCGAAGGTGAGCACACCCATGCCGTAGCGCTGCGCGGTCGGCAGCACGCGCTGCTCGATGCCACGCGTGAGGATCGAGTACGGCGGCTGCTCGGTGCGGAACCGGTGGTGGCCGCGGCGTTCGGCCGTCCACTGCGCTTCCACGGTCTCCTCCGGCGAGAAGAACGAGCTGCCGATCGCCCGCACCTTGCCCTCGCGCACGAGGTCCGACAGCGCGCCGAGCGTCTCGTCGATGTCAGTGTCCGGGTCGGGGCGGTGCATTTGGTACAGGTCCAGGTAGTCGGTGCCGAGGCGGCGCAGGCTGTTCTCCAGCGCCCGTTTGACCCAGCGCGGTGAGCCGCCGCGCTGGTTCGGGTCCTCGCCCATGGGGAGGCCGAACTTGGTCGCCAGCACCACACTGTCGCGCCGCCCCGCGAGCGCCTTGCCGACGATCTCCTCCGACTCCCCGGTCGAGTAGACGTCGGCCGTGTCCAGGAAGTTGATGCCGGCGTCGATCGCCGCGTGGATCATGCGGACCGACTCGCCGTGGTCGGTGTTGCCCATGGCGCCGAACATCATCGTGCCGAGCGCGTATTCGCTCACGGAGATGCCGGTGCCGCCGAGAATGCGTCGTTTCATGGTTCCCACGCAACCACCGTTCGCCCCCGAGCGGAGAGGACTCCCTCCACCGGGGGTCCAGCAGACCCCCTCTCGGGGCGGCGATCGGCCCTACGCTGGACTGCATGAGCGAGCAACTCCGGGACTTCCTGCGCTCGCGGCGAGCGAAGATCACCCCGGCCGACGCGGGCCTCACCCCGCACCCCGGCCCCCGGCGCGTGCCCGGCCTCCGCCGCGAGGAGGTCGCGCAGCTCGCGGGCGTGAGCGTGGACTATTACGTCCGCCTCGAACGCGGCCGCAACCTCAACGTCTCCGAGTCCGTCCTCGACGCCATCTCCCGAGCCCTGCAGCTCAACGACCTCGAGCGCACCCACCTCTTCACCCTCGCCAAGCCCACGCGCTCACGGCCGCGGCCCCTGCCGCCCCAACGCGTGCGCCCGGGCCTGCAGCTCGTGCTCGACAGCCTCCACCACGTGCCGGCCATCGTCCTCGGCCGCCGCATGGACGTGCTCGCCGCCAACCGCCTCGCCTGCGCCCTCTACGCCGACTTCGACGCCCTCCCTCCTCGCTCCCGCAACATGGCCCGGCTCATCTTCCTCGACGACACCGTCCGCGGCCTCTACACCGACTGGGAAGGCGCCGCCCGCGGCGTCGTCGCCACCCTCCACCTGTACGCGGGCCGCTACCCCCACGACCCCGCCCTCGCGGAGCTCATCGGCGAACTCTCCCTGCGCGACCAGGACTTCCGCCGCTGGTGGGCCGACCACGACGTCTTCGAACGCACCCACGGCGTCAAGCAGTATCACCACCCGCTCGTCGGCGAGCTGACCCTCGGCTACGAAGCCATGACCCCCGTCGACGACCCCGAGCAGACCCTCGGCATCACGACCGTCGAGCCGGGCTCCCCTTCCGAGGAACGCCTGCACCTCCTGGCAAGCTGGACGTCACCGGCCACAGTGGATGGTTAGCCCTCCCTCGCGAACTCGGCCTCGAACCCCTCCTCTCCCAGCGTGGCGACCAGACGCGCTCGCAACGCCTCCCGCACCTCGGCGTCATCGGGATCGAGCACCTGACCCCGCTCCCGCAACGCCCTGTCCGCCTCCGCCAGCAACCGGACGGCCCCCGCGGTGTCTCCGTCCCTCTCCGCCAGCACAGCGCTCGCGAGCACGCCGTACGGCACGAGGTCACCAACGCTGTGGTCCCTCGCGTACCGCCGAACTCCCTCGAACAACTCCCGGGCCCGCCCGACGTCGCCGGACTCCAGCTCGACGTACCCGAGATTCAGCTGCTCCCAGACCACGAGATCGACCGGCCCCGCCTCCTGCCGCAACTCGATGCTCCGGCCGAACAACGCCCTCGCTTCCGTCAGGTCGCCCCTCATCCGCGCCACCGCCGCCAGCACATGCACCGGCCCCCGCTCCAGCGCCGAGTCACCGCCACGGCGCGCAACCTCGAGCGCCGTTACGGCCAGCTCCCGGCACCCGGCCAAGTCCCCACCGCGCACGGCGACCCTGGCCAGCATGCACAGCGCATCGACCTCGCCGGCGGCGTCACCCGCGGCCTTCGCCCGCCCGAGCTCCGCGCGACTCAGCCACTCGACAGCGTCGGTCTCACCTCGCCGAAACGCAGCGAACGCCTCTTCCGCGAACGCCATCCCACTCCTTTCCGGCCCAGCGCCGAACCCACCGGAGACCACCCGGCGGTCACAGCTCGGCCCTTACCTCGGCATCCCTCACCTCGATTCTTCTGCCTCCACCGGGAACCTCCACTCGAAGGAGCGCACAGTCACGCCGCTCCCCGCAACGGCACCTCGATCAACTCCGCCGCAGCAACCAGCTGCGCGGCAAGCTCGCGCGCCCCGGCCCCGTCGACCTCGACATCGGCCCAGCAGTCTCGGTTTTCCACGTGCACCAGCACCGTCTGCCGCTCGGTG
The sequence above is a segment of the Amycolatopsis sp. 2-15 genome. Coding sequences within it:
- a CDS encoding helix-turn-helix domain-containing protein, which codes for MSEQLRDFLRSRRAKITPADAGLTPHPGPRRVPGLRREEVAQLAGVSVDYYVRLERGRNLNVSESVLDAISRALQLNDLERTHLFTLAKPTRSRPRPLPPQRVRPGLQLVLDSLHHVPAIVLGRRMDVLAANRLACALYADFDALPPRSRNMARLIFLDDTVRGLYTDWEGAARGVVATLHLYAGRYPHDPALAELIGELSLRDQDFRRWWADHDVFERTHGVKQYHHPLVGELTLGYEAMTPVDDPEQTLGITTVEPGSPSEERLHLLASWTSPATVDG
- a CDS encoding QsdR family transcriptional regulator; this encodes MAGPPSTDDVVRAATDAYLRGRTIDMSALATELGLSRATLYRRVGNHEQLLGRVLADSTERTYLAIEAAVTGPPGLARTLAVVERFMRTVVTLAPLKDLARRDPALFAKVIMSPGEVESRAARLFTELLDRNGLHFDAPTAAVAQAVIRIGDSFMYSQLLGGEPRLDDAVQVIGLLLATAK
- a CDS encoding alpha/beta fold hydrolase translates to MATVTVNGGQQVHYVDHGGDGPAVVLLHSFLMDVDMWLPQVEAFRGDHRLIAIDERGHGETPADGPFDYWDVARDALAVLDHLGFDRAAVIGTSQGGFVGLRMALLAPERVTALAVLGTSAAAEPDEVAAVYRQLGDVWAQDGPDGVIDGVAAICFGDTFDATAWKAKWREHYQGEHARLLIGVLAGRDSLVDRLGEIQTPVLVLHGTADRAYPVEKAEELVAGLPNAKPLVTIADGAHFLSLTHAADVNPHLKGFLAAH
- a CDS encoding tetratricopeptide repeat protein yields the protein MAFAEEAFAAFRRGETDAVEWLSRAELGRAKAAGDAAGEVDALCMLARVAVRGGDLAGCRELAVTALEVARRGGDSALERGPVHVLAAVARMRGDLTEARALFGRSIELRQEAGPVDLVVWEQLNLGYVELESGDVGRARELFEGVRRYARDHSVGDLVPYGVLASAVLAERDGDTAGAVRLLAEADRALRERGQVLDPDDAEVREALRARLVATLGEEGFEAEFAREG
- a CDS encoding aldo/keto reductase, with amino-acid sequence MKRRILGGTGISVSEYALGTMMFGAMGNTDHGESVRMIHAAIDAGINFLDTADVYSTGESEEIVGKALAGRRDSVVLATKFGLPMGEDPNQRGGSPRWVKRALENSLRRLGTDYLDLYQMHRPDPDTDIDETLGALSDLVREGKVRAIGSSFFSPEETVEAQWTAERRGHHRFRTEQPPYSILTRGIEQRVLPTAQRYGMGVLTFGPLNSGWLSGRADPTAGHRNAGRGAQMFDLSRPGVQAKADAVAELTELAADTGISVPHLAIAFVRAHPAVTSVLIGPRRPEHLTDLLAGADLELSGDVLDRIDEIGPPGVDVHSGDFYINPTPAILDKRLRRR